From Bacteroidota bacterium, the proteins below share one genomic window:
- a CDS encoding histidine kinase, with protein MKRPFPLFPVHILGSLLFLSLPILYMRTPLSELTWDEFLRSEMTLRDLVAHILMLGFFYLSYYLLIPRLFTTRRYGIFITVVVASLVAVYVVPNLFYPYRPHFHPEPGKTIFMSQEAADSLKVKLDPPERHRGKSLLMFSHNFFVFLAVLFIALSLRLIQQWRRSERERLHAELSFLKAQVHPHFLFNTLNSIYSLALSRSDETAPAIVKLSEMMRYVITEASEEFVPLEKELHYIRDYIDLQSLRLDKNAKVHSSIEGDPDNLLIAPLLLIPLIENAYKYGVNPEDDSVIDIRIRVSGTRVTLDIANTKVDANHNKNIALGIGLHNTRQRLELFYPGRHTLTIDETETEYRLHLSVQLA; from the coding sequence ATGAAGCGTCCGTTTCCGCTCTTTCCGGTACACATCCTGGGCAGCCTGCTGTTTCTCTCGCTGCCGATCCTGTACATGCGGACGCCGCTGAGCGAGCTGACCTGGGACGAGTTCCTTCGGTCGGAGATGACCTTGCGGGACCTGGTCGCGCACATCCTGATGCTCGGGTTCTTTTACCTGAGCTACTACCTCCTGATCCCGCGCCTGTTCACCACCCGCCGGTACGGGATTTTCATCACGGTGGTCGTTGCCTCGCTGGTTGCGGTTTATGTGGTGCCCAACCTCTTTTACCCTTATCGTCCCCACTTCCATCCGGAGCCCGGCAAGACGATCTTCATGAGTCAGGAAGCGGCGGACTCGCTCAAGGTCAAACTGGATCCGCCGGAGCGGCATCGCGGGAAGAGTTTGCTGATGTTCAGTCACAATTTCTTCGTATTTCTCGCCGTACTGTTCATCGCGCTCAGCCTGCGGCTGATCCAGCAGTGGCGACGCTCGGAACGCGAACGCCTGCATGCTGAACTGAGTTTCCTGAAAGCGCAGGTCCATCCGCATTTTCTCTTCAACACCTTGAACAGCATCTATTCTCTGGCGCTTTCGCGCTCTGACGAGACCGCTCCGGCGATCGTGAAATTGTCGGAGATGATGCGCTATGTGATCACCGAAGCTTCGGAAGAGTTCGTCCCGCTCGAGAAGGAACTGCATTACATCCGCGACTACATCGACCTGCAAAGCCTTCGCCTCGACAAGAACGCGAAGGTTCATTCGTCGATCGAAGGCGATCCCGACAATCTCCTGATCGCTCCGCTCCTGCTCATCCCGCTGATCGAGAACGCGTACAAGTACGGGGTCAATCCCGAAGACGATTCGGTGATCGACATCCGCATTCGCGTTTCAGGAACACGCGTCACGCTCGACATCGCAAACACCAAGGTCGACGCCAACCACAACAAGAACATCGCGCTGGGCATCGGCTTGCACAACACGCGCCAACGACTGGAACTTTTTTATCCGGGCCGGCATACGCTCACGATCGACGAAACGGAAACCGAATATCGTTTACACTTATCCGTTCAACTGGCATGA
- a CDS encoding DMT family transporter, producing MSTRFRSHAAIFAANLIYGANFSIAKIAMPHYIRPAGFILLRVGFALLLFRIVEWATRTGSPVERKDHWRFFLLGLFGVAINQSLFFEGLSRTSNINAALIMTTTPILVMIAAAVLIGDRITPRRVLGVASGITGAAGLILLGVKASGNASWLGDTMVFTNAVSYAIYMVMAKPMMRKYHPWAVIRWTFFYGFLLVIPLGLKDVASIEWSTFSTPVWLSTVYVILFTTFFAYLLNTYGLQHLSPSVVSFYIYFQPLFATGISLLIAQETVSWIQAGACVLIFLGVYLVAGPVRRKPEVA from the coding sequence ATGAGCACACGATTCCGCTCGCACGCGGCGATCTTCGCGGCGAACCTGATCTACGGCGCCAATTTTTCCATTGCCAAGATCGCCATGCCGCACTACATCCGTCCGGCCGGTTTCATCCTGCTGCGCGTCGGTTTCGCCTTACTGCTGTTCCGCATCGTCGAATGGGCGACGCGTACGGGCAGTCCGGTCGAGCGCAAGGACCACTGGCGGTTCTTCCTGCTCGGCTTGTTCGGCGTAGCCATCAACCAATCCCTCTTCTTCGAAGGCTTGTCGCGCACCTCGAACATCAACGCGGCGCTGATCATGACCACCACGCCCATCCTCGTGATGATCGCCGCAGCGGTGCTCATCGGCGACCGCATCACACCGCGGCGCGTACTGGGAGTGGCCAGCGGAATCACCGGCGCGGCCGGTCTGATACTGCTCGGTGTGAAAGCGAGCGGAAATGCTTCCTGGCTGGGCGACACGATGGTGTTCACGAACGCGGTCTCGTACGCGATCTACATGGTGATGGCCAAACCGATGATGCGCAAGTACCATCCCTGGGCGGTGATCCGCTGGACGTTCTTTTACGGGTTCCTGCTGGTGATCCCGCTCGGACTGAAGGACGTCGCGTCGATCGAATGGTCCACCTTCAGCACGCCGGTCTGGTTGTCGACCGTGTATGTGATCCTCTTCACGACCTTCTTCGCTTATCTGCTGAACACCTACGGCCTGCAACATTTGAGTCCGTCGGTGGTGAGCTTCTATATTTACTTCCAGCCGCTCTTCGCCACGGGTATTTCGTTGCTCATCGCGCAGGAAACGGTGAGTTGGATCCAGGCGGGGGCCTGCGTGCTCATCTTCCTCGGCGTTTACCTCGTTGCCGGTCCGGTCCGCAGAAAGCCCGAAGTGGCTTGA
- a CDS encoding YicC family protein: MIRSMTGFGTAAVNLPSKTITVEIKSVNSKFFDLTLRLPAQYREKELELRAELNRFIERGKVECTIGIESQEAGKRTSVNLPLLKAYDAELQSAQKALGLKQPDNYFQILLGLPEVLVNERNSLAEEEWNALLGCLQEAMHRFDEFRKNEGKALGKDLSERIAGIGKGLAALEPYEAGRIEQVRKRLQGSLDEFIEQNNLDRNRFEQELIFYIEKFDISEEKVRLRSHLDYFIKVLKGEQSSGKKLGFIGQEIGREINTIGSKANDAAMQQVVVGMKDELEKIKEQVLNVL; this comes from the coding sequence ATGATCCGTTCCATGACCGGCTTCGGCACCGCCGCGGTCAACCTGCCCTCCAAGACCATCACGGTGGAGATCAAGTCGGTGAACAGCAAGTTCTTCGACCTGACCCTCCGCCTGCCCGCGCAATACCGGGAAAAGGAACTCGAGCTGCGCGCCGAGCTGAACCGTTTTATCGAACGCGGCAAGGTGGAATGCACGATCGGGATCGAGTCGCAGGAAGCGGGTAAGCGTACTTCCGTGAACCTGCCGTTGCTCAAGGCGTATGACGCGGAGTTGCAGTCGGCCCAGAAGGCCCTCGGCCTGAAGCAGCCGGATAATTATTTCCAGATCCTGCTCGGCCTGCCCGAGGTGCTGGTGAATGAACGAAACAGTCTGGCGGAAGAAGAATGGAACGCGCTCTTGGGTTGTTTGCAGGAAGCGATGCATCGTTTCGACGAATTCCGGAAGAACGAAGGGAAGGCTTTGGGCAAGGACCTGAGTGAACGCATCGCCGGTATCGGAAAAGGATTGGCGGCCTTGGAGCCTTACGAAGCAGGCCGCATCGAACAGGTGCGCAAACGGCTGCAAGGCTCGCTCGACGAGTTCATCGAGCAGAACAACCTCGACCGCAACCGCTTCGAGCAGGAACTCATCTTCTACATCGAGAAGTTCGACATCTCCGAGGAGAAAGTCCGCCTCCGCTCCCACCTCGACTATTTTATCAAGGTGCTGAAAGGCGAACAATCCTCGGGCAAGAAGCTGGGCTTCATCGGTCAGGAGATCGGTCGGGAGATCAACACGATCGGTTCCAAGGCGAACGACGCGGCGATGCAACAGGTGGTGGTGGGAATGAAAGACGAACTGGAAAAGATCAAAGAACAGGTACTCAACGTACTCTGA
- a CDS encoding nicotinate-nucleotide adenylyltransferase — protein sequence MKIGLYFGSFNPVHNGHMIIAGYVSEFTDLDQVWLVVSPHNPLKPKQTLLNDYQRLAMVKLAIGNNRKIKATDIEFKLPKPNYTIDTITYLHEQFPSHTFVLIMGADNLESFKKWKNWEMLLEQCELYVYPRKESDGGELLHHPRVKVINAPLVELSASFIRESIRNKKDVRYMLPESVWDYVEEMHFYEKGPSND from the coding sequence ATGAAAATCGGCCTCTACTTCGGCTCCTTTAACCCGGTCCATAACGGGCACATGATCATTGCGGGGTATGTGTCGGAGTTTACGGACCTGGACCAGGTGTGGCTGGTGGTGTCGCCGCACAATCCGTTGAAGCCGAAGCAGACCCTGTTGAACGACTACCAACGTTTGGCGATGGTGAAGCTGGCCATCGGGAACAACCGGAAGATCAAAGCCACCGACATCGAGTTCAAGCTGCCGAAGCCGAACTATACGATCGACACCATCACCTACCTGCACGAGCAGTTTCCTTCCCATACGTTCGTACTGATCATGGGCGCGGACAACCTGGAAAGTTTTAAGAAGTGGAAGAACTGGGAAATGTTGCTGGAACAATGTGAGTTGTACGTTTACCCGCGCAAAGAGAGCGACGGTGGCGAGCTGTTGCATCATCCCCGCGTGAAGGTGATCAACGCCCCATTGGTCGAGCTTTCCGCCAGTTTCATCCGGGAGTCCATCCGGAACAAGAAAGACGTTCGCTACATGCTTCCCGAGTCCGTCTGGGACTACGTGGAAGAGATGCACTTTTACGAAAAGGGGCCGTCGAACGACTGA
- a CDS encoding segregation/condensation protein A, which yields MEKVFEVHLPQFDGPFDLLLFFIERDEVDIHNIPISKITNDFLEYIRQMNELNIELASEFILVAATLMRIKAKMLLPRPELDEQGNEIDPRKDLVERLLQYKQFKESCEDLRVLEDDRSMKAARGNIQRELAEVAMQNAHAEELMNLTLYQLLNTFNKVMKRFSEEKAKPQHKVVQYPYTISTEKQSLRDRILGKKNVPFTDLILSCENRVHAIFTFLAVLELLQEQVIRITLGIGFNNFWLSEPEAEPTV from the coding sequence GTGGAAAAAGTCTTCGAAGTACACCTGCCCCAATTCGACGGGCCGTTCGACCTCTTGTTGTTCTTCATCGAACGCGACGAGGTGGACATCCATAACATCCCGATTTCCAAGATCACCAACGACTTTTTGGAATACATCCGCCAGATGAACGAGCTCAACATCGAGTTGGCGAGTGAGTTCATCCTGGTCGCGGCCACGCTGATGCGGATCAAGGCCAAGATGCTGCTGCCGCGTCCGGAGCTCGACGAGCAGGGCAACGAGATCGATCCGCGCAAGGACCTGGTCGAGCGCCTCTTGCAGTACAAGCAGTTCAAGGAATCCTGCGAGGACCTGCGCGTGCTCGAAGACGACCGTTCGATGAAGGCTGCCCGCGGCAACATCCAGCGCGAGCTCGCCGAAGTGGCGATGCAGAACGCGCATGCCGAGGAACTCATGAACCTCACCCTGTACCAGTTGCTCAACACCTTCAACAAGGTGATGAAACGTTTTTCCGAAGAGAAGGCGAAACCGCAACACAAGGTGGTGCAGTATCCGTATACCATCTCGACCGAGAAACAATCGCTGCGCGACCGGATCCTGGGCAAGAAGAACGTTCCGTTCACCGACCTCATCCTGTCCTGCGAGAACCGGGTGCATGCCATCTTCACCTTTCTGGCGGTACTCGAGTTGCTGCAGGAGCAGGTCATCCGCATCACGCTCGGTATCGGCTTCAACAACTTCTGGCTGAGCGAACCCGAAGCGGAGCCGACGGTGTAA
- the gmk gene encoding guanylate kinase, with product MQGKLLLFCGPSGSGKTTIVRHLLDTDPRLAFSISATTRPKRETETDGVDYHFISVNEFKRRIDAGEFVEWEEVYKDRFYGTLRSEVDRLWRENKVVVFDVDVEGGLQLKKTFGELLLAVFVMPPSVEALHQRLTARQSETPESLKARVAKAEHELTYAFRFDRVIVNDTLEHALEEAKQVVAGFVQ from the coding sequence ATGCAAGGAAAACTCCTGCTCTTCTGCGGACCCTCGGGCAGCGGCAAGACGACCATCGTCCGCCACCTGCTCGATACCGATCCGCGCCTGGCCTTCTCCATCTCGGCCACGACGCGACCCAAGCGGGAGACCGAGACCGATGGCGTGGACTACCACTTCATCAGCGTAAACGAATTCAAACGCCGCATCGACGCGGGCGAGTTCGTCGAATGGGAGGAAGTTTACAAGGACCGCTTCTACGGCACGCTGCGTTCGGAGGTGGACCGACTGTGGCGGGAGAATAAAGTAGTGGTGTTCGACGTGGACGTCGAAGGCGGGTTGCAACTCAAGAAGACCTTCGGGGAATTGCTCCTCGCGGTTTTCGTGATGCCGCCCTCCGTGGAAGCCTTGCACCAGCGCCTCACCGCGCGTCAGTCGGAGACCCCCGAATCGCTCAAAGCCCGTGTCGCCAAAGCCGAGCACGAACTCACCTACGCCTTCCGCTTCGACCGTGTGATCGTGAACGACACCCTGGAGCATGCGCTGGAGGAAGCGAAGCAGGTGGTGGCGGGGTTTGTTCAGTGA